A region of the Prinia subflava isolate CZ2003 ecotype Zambia chromosome 17, Cam_Psub_1.2, whole genome shotgun sequence genome:
TTAGTGTAGTTCTGCATGACTGAAGTTACAAACTAGGTCAACACACAAACTTCTCAACATTTCAGAAATGACAGAGAAGAAACAAGGCATGTAAAAAACAGAAGAGCAATTTTGCTATAATTGAAACACAAAAGCTCATAGAGAAATTTCTGTTGCTCCTTCTGATGGGATAAACAGGAGCAGTGGAATTCAGTTTGGATCCACATGAAACATCCTTCACCATATCAGTGCTCTGGCACCTTTCTGTGCTACCTCTGCCACTTAGTACATTTTCCAACTCGCTTACACCAGGCTTAAAACTGGGAGTAGTATTTACACCACACCTGCACTGTACTCATGAACCTCTTCTACACTTACCTATGCACCCTCCAGGGCTTTAATGCCAGCTGCTCCTGACCCCCCTTCCTGTTGCTCTGCTCTATTCTGTAAAATGCCCTGTCATCCAACTCTTCCACAGCATGAAGAAACACTTAATAGCCAGCATGAAATAATAcgaaaatggaaataaaatttcacaAGGCACAACTTGTGAGCCTGAGACACGAATTTGTTTCCAGGGCAATAGCTGTTTTTCAGCAGATACTCACTCTTTTGCAAGGCAGTTGCATAACAGCACAAAACTGCAACTTTTCCTTATGTCAGTGGGCTCTTCTGCCAGGAAAGGATCATGAAAATTCCTGCCCCAGCTAATATCTCTGATAATAGAACAACTGGCAACTGAAGCATGGTACAGCCAAACTGAAACTATTTGCCTGGACACTTGAAATCAGTTTGTGTGGTTCCAGGCTTCAAGGaactcagaaaaacaacttAGAGGCACCATAGATTAATAGCAAAATCTCCCTACAGAATACAGATAAAAGTTCAATCCAAACACCTATTAGTTCTCACATTCTGTGTGACTCCTTGCAATATGAAAATGGGAATATCCCAGCAAGGCAGGTACTGAGGGAGGTACTGAGCAGAAATCCAACCACAGAGGTCTGGTTATTTACATAACACCCACTCAGAACTGTGCTCTTCAATAAAAAGCCTCTGAGTCTCCGGGCAAAGCAAGGTGGATTGCAAGGGGTGAAAAGAAAATGGTGATTTCAGTGTGAGCTGGAAGGGAAGGTGTGTCCAGGAATTAAGAGGTGGGCTGTGCACCTAGGAGGCTGAAGACAAGGTCACTGTCACTGGAGCACTGAAACtcacatttgcattttaaataccaTCACAGGTAAATATTATGCCAGAGTCCATTCTTcaaactgatttattttacaCCACAATGAATTATCCCTCTAAAAAAAACATTACATCTACACACAGGCTTCTGCTACATAAATAATTAGGGAGGAAAGGCATTGATTCCAGAATGATAccaaaatatgtaaaaataccCTTATTAGCATCACTACAAACATCTAATACTTGCTGTTACAAAAGAGAGACATTTATTAGCAATACTGCAAGTATCTAATACTTGGAATTAGAAGACTTTTGAAATTAGTTTCTTGCtgaaattttacttttccttcttGAATGTTCTAGAAGGGCCATATTCAAATAGGATCGGTGCCTTTCTTGTTAACACTGGATTAGAGGAAACTAAGTGCAAACAATTTTCTTGGCCTCATTGGCATTGCAGACTTCTCTCTTTAGTTACCAGCTGACCACGCATCATAAACAAATTTTGCTGCTACTGTGTCTTCAACTGCCATCCCTGAAAAAGAATTGAAGTTATTCTCAAACAGTTATTCAGCTGTACAAATAATTTTGCttcagaagggaacaggaaGACTCAGGAGATTATCTAACTGGACAGGAACAGGAATTATTTCCCATCCCGAACACCTGCAGTGTTACATTCAAAGCCCACAGCCACCACGTGGTGATGGGTGTGCTGTAAGAAGCTAATGTCACAGTAGGAATCTAATTTTCAGTGTTCATATCACAACTGGGCCCTTCTGGAGATGTCATGTAGCTCAGAGCAGGACAATtcatccccagtgccaccctttcccagagcccagccccacaggacACTGTCACATTGTCCCAGGTCAGACAGACCCCACGGGAGGAACAGCAGGGCAGtcgggctgcagctctgctcatAAATGCTGCACTCATGTCTTGAACAActgtgaaatggaaaatggaCTTCCATTGTTTGCCTGCTTTCCTATCACTTTTCATTACATCAGTCCTGCTAGATAAAtaagaagggaaataaaaaggggaaatgcAAATCACAGTGTACTTTCTTGTGGACAGTGCGCTGCCACAGCGGTTCTGAAGATGATCAGCAGCTTTCCCACGCATGGGGGACCTAATAAAGAACAAGGCATTGTTTTCTGTCAGACTTGGACACAGGAGGGGCTGTTCTTACCCAATGATTTAAACACTGTTGTTTtctcaggcagggctggctttgTACCCTTCAATACCTCCCCCAGCTCAGCAAAAATCTCCGCCTGtgaaagaaatacatatttatacaaAAACATCATACTCATACATACAttaggaggaaaagaaagccTTTTCTTCTGAGTGACTTCAAAAGAAAGAACTCCTCCAGTGCTGCATCCCAAAACTGATTACTTTCCATGGTGAAGCAGATCAACATTCAGACAAATTATATAGAAACTGGACAGAAATCAGAGGAGCAGAAtggttttcaaagaaaaacagctggCAGACTTTCCTCAGCCACCACAGTTTTTTTACAGTGGCTAGCTTGTTACTTGTCCAACAAAACACATGGGATTCCACACACATTACCATATCTGGAGCTCTTATGTTAAACCTCAAAAGTGTAAATCATATTTATTGTGTAGAcacattaaaagagaaaaagaaaaccccattGAACCTCAAAGAGTCCCTGCTGGCAAATCTGTGCAGATCATTGTCTGCTTGGCTTGTGTGGTCCATTCTTTGGGCTGGTCCATTCAGTGTCAATCACACTGAAATCTCATGGGAAGAAAGTCACAGGTTTTAATAAATAGATTTGAAGAATATTTGTGATAACCAAACACTGCAGGAAATGTAGGTCTTTCAACAGCAATACATTGTTCTCATCAAAAGGCAATGCTGAAAACATGCTACTGAAATGTGGTGTCATAATGGTAGATACAGAGGCTGCATGGTTTGGTCACAGACAGAGCAGTTACAACTTGAAACCAGTTTATCTTTCACCCCCTGCCTAGAAAGTGCTAACAATTACATTTGATGCCCTAAAGGTTTCAGTACAGGACATCATCAATACCAACTCATTTCAAATGCAAGCCAACAGCCCAACAAAAATAAAGCCCATCATTTCAGAAAGCCTTACCCCTGATAAAATAACATCTCCTGATTCTGTAagagcagcttctctggaatccacaaacagaacagaattCTTCATCAGCTCATCATCCAGTTCTCTCCAGTCTGGTCTGCTTGCTCCAACAGCTAAAGCAACAAAACTGATTAACTCAGGAGCAatgtttaaaacaaattcaaaCCACATTTTGATCAAAAGACACATGTGAAGTAAATATCAACACTATTATGGAAATATAATATACAAAAATTCCAGTGTTAACCTCGGAGAAATAGTGATTGATAGTACAACAAACATTCAAGATTTGGTATGTCATAAAAATATCCTTGTCAGAAGAGTCTGAGTAGCTGAGGCAAAAGAAAGTCTTCTCCCTTTGTCTGTTATCTCTTATACCCTTGTTTTCTCAGATCATTACCAAATTAATTTTACACACCTTTATTAGATTATCACTTACccagagaaactgaaaacaaatcACGGAGCTTAATTTTTTATATACAGCACCAAGATCATTATCAATTTGTTATGGGcttaaaaaacaagcaaacaagaaacccaacaaaaacTAAAAGGACTACCCACTTATACTGtattcagattatttttacGTGTCCAACtgttaaggaaaaataaatttgcatttgTTAAATTTGCATTTGTTGCTCAAATGCCTCATCAAACAGTAGAAATGCCTCAATGATGGgtaaaaaaaggcaaggaaaggagagaggtCTTTGTGTCTGTGTCGCCTCAGTGACTGTGGACCTTAATtgattttgctgtatttctggCTTCCATGCCATCACACAACACAGACAACAACTTTCAATGACAAAGGACTAAATCGAGTTTGAAAAATTGGTAGGATGCTGCTGGAATGTGGGACCTTTCTTTAAATTGTTCCCTTTGAGAACTTGCTTTTGTCTTACTACCATGCTATCTAGGAAGTGCAAAAGGTCATCTGAACAAGGCCCacagttaataaaaataaacaaacagagGCACATCCAGAGACTCCAAACAATAGTGTGGCAACATCATTACAAGGCAGGCAACAAAAAAGAGCACCCCTCCAAACCTCACTATAATTAGAGGTTAAATTATGATGTTCTTAACTCAGTTATTGCATCTTCATAACTCAAGTAAAAAAAGTGAATTAGTGTGATCATgcccaaaagaaacaaatacagGAAACTACAAAATTGGTGGAAGAAAAGATGACACCACCAGGGCAATGTAACAATGAGCAGCAACTACCTAGAAGTAAAAACATTTGTGTAAGTTATTTAAATGAGGAGCAAGGTGAGAACAATGACAACATGAGGGCAAAGATGATGCACCATTAAGAGAAAAGAGCATACGGGAAAAGAACAAATCCCACGCTCTAGCAAGAATCCCCTGCTGGATTATGCAGGCATTCTGGCTCCaggaggacagggctgggaaaagTGGTCCTCACTAAAGAGGAGAAGTCTAAACATAAAGAACATTCATTCCAGCAGGAGAACTGCTCTTCAGCAGCTGGTGATGCCAAACAGTGCTAACAAACACCTGCTGTACACAATGGCTGTCTCTGTGAGCCTCGCTTGAAAAGACAAACGGAGCCAAAAgtttgggagagcagaagcagcagggagaatctctCACTTTGTTCATTACTTcttattatatacttttagcaaggtgaccatggattggagagtggtattcccacctctcaaccacattggtcaaaggggCTGTTACacaacctccccttctcttggagaaggaattccaaacaatggcaatatttacaaaacatgatctTCTTGTCTACATGAACGAGCGcgagaaggtgcacacttctactttagtatgaaggctcagcaaaccaggagaATGTCACGGTGACACAATGGCAAGAGAACACACCGTTGATGTGGGCACCTGGCTTCACCCAGTCCCCAAACAGGATGGGAGCCGTGGCCATGGTGACTGTCACGATGACATCGGCGCCGGTCACGGCCTCCTGCGCGGAGGCGCAGACGCGCACGGGGCCGCGCACGGCGCCCGCGAACCGCTCCGCCCGCTCCCGCGTGCGGTTCCACaccctcacctgcagcaggaaaacaaggacGGATTAACCTGGAGAACTTCTCCTTGCTCAAACAGAACTCTTCATTTGTCAGTACACAGTTAAACGTTTCctaaaggttggggtttttttccactttaatGTTGGTATACAAGCGAGTAAATTTCATGAGTGTTCAGCTGCATTTGAATGTCCGTTTTGTGAGGCCAGAATAACATCTCCTTGTAGAGCTGTTCttataaaatgcaaatatttctggaaaatacatttaaggGAAAGTCACAAAAAGCTTATCCAAGTATGGCATATACAGTAGGATCTTCTCAGACAAAAAGCTATCTGAAACAACTTCGATtctaaccttttttttttctttttaaataccaACATTTGAGCAAGAAATTCTTGCTTCTCCAACTACTCTTGGGTTCTGGGGAAACAGAACCAAAATATGATTAACCTTAACTTTTATGGTGGATTAACCATGGCTGGATACCAGGTACTCACAAAACTTTCATCgatcccctccccagcagcacagggaagagaATATAAGGTGGAAAAATATGTGGGTcaagataaaggcagtttaacAGAGCAGAAACAAATGTTGGAGAGACAGCCTTGATGCTGTGTGGGCACTGCTCAGAAGTAGCCAAAACACTGAGGTGATATCAGAACCCTTGAGCTGCCAGtgcacagcactgtgagggctgctctggggaacaggaactccctcccagcctgaccTGATACAGCTTCACTGGCTGTACTTTTTTAATAATGAATCCTGCAacataacagagaaaaaaaaataaatgtatccTCTTAAGATGTGTCTGTTACCTCTTTAAATGTGAACAGTTCTGTGAAGATATCATAATGGCTGTATGCTTGAACACCAGCTCCCAAAATGCACAGCACTTCTGAAAAAGCTGGCATTAACAACTGAAGAgtatcagaaataaaaaaccaaaagaaaatatgtaaggACAATATATTAACAGCTATTACATATATATCAAAATACTTCGAAAGAAAGCAGTATTATTAGTccttttaaataacaaaaaagtaTATAAGCAAATATT
Encoded here:
- the CRYM gene encoding ketimine reductase mu-crystallin, with amino-acid sequence MGSTPPVFIGAEEVEKHLHRASLLLPALETALADFSAGAAGGVVQPVRTVLPVPRHGGYLGVMPAYSAADDALTTKLVTFYEHLKDSSVPSHQATVLLFEPSNGTLKAVLDGSVITAKRTAAVSAIATKLLMPAFSEVLCILGAGVQAYSHYDIFTELFTFKEVRVWNRTRERAERFAGAVRGPVRVCASAQEAVTGADVIVTVTMATAPILFGDWVKPGAHINAVGASRPDWRELDDELMKNSVLFVDSREAALTESGDVILSGAEIFAELGEVLKGTKPALPEKTTVFKSLGMAVEDTVAAKFVYDAWSAGN